The nucleotide sequence TGATAGTCCTGCACCATCACGACCGGATCGGGCACGCGCGCCTCCGAGACGATCGCGTCGGCGAACAGGCGGTTGACGTGCTGATAATAGCGCCAGTCCTCGCCACGAAACTGCGGCCGCGTGTGCGCGAGGTGGCATAGCGGCCACAGCGCCTCATTCGCGAAGCCGTAATAGTAGCCTTGCTCCTCTTCTTTGGAGAGCCATACGCGGCGCAGCGCGTAGGACTCTTCACCGGGCGGTACCATCACACGGTCGTGCTCGTCGACCACCTCGCGGTCGGCGCTGCCGCTGCCATGCCCGATCCACACGCCGGAGCACGCGCGCATGATCGGCTCGAGCGCCGTCACAAGCCCACTCGCGGGATGCAGCACCTCGATTTCGCCGTTCTCGCGCCGTGCGTGGATATAGGGCTCGCGGTTTGCCGCGACAAGGATGCGTTCGCCGTGCAGATCCTGCATCAGAAGGCGGCGCAGCCGGCCGGGGTTCCAGGTGATCGCGTCCGATCCCTGCTCCTCGACGGCGAGCTCGGAAATCAGCCGTCGCACATCGCGCAAAAGCGGAACGAAGCGCGGCTCCTGGGGTGCCTCGCCGCGAACGGAGTCGAGCATCTTCTGCGTCCACATCCGCCACGACATGCGCGTGATGATCGCCGTCGCCGCCGCCGCAACCGTCGCGAAAAACGCGAACGCGACCAGCGCAAAAAGGACGACGCTCCCGGTCCGGCGGTGGGCCGACTCCATGTCGCGCACGATAACGGCCAGGTCGCGCGAACCGCGCCCGATCGGAATCGCTGTTACGAGCACGCTCCTGCCGGCAAGCGCGGCCGGCTCGTGCGAATACGCCTTCACCGCGTCAAAACGCGCGGCGATCGGCGCGCAGGCGACAAGCGAACGATCCGTCGCGGCCATCAGCGTGCCGTCCCGCGCGCAAAGCCCCACCGCGAGGACGCCGGGTTCACCGGCGATGCGGTCGAGTACGCCGGCCTTCGCGCCGTCGCCCAGCGCCGCGGCAGCCAGATCGGCCTCGTTGCCGAGTACGAGGCCGGACGAAAGGGTGGACGCGTCGTCAACAAACCACCCCTGAAGCACGCGGTACACGCCGAAGGTCATGATGAGCGAAATGACGGTCAGGGGCGCGAAAGCGAGCAAAATCGGACGGACGTACGGTTTCATGGGCAGTCGGTCCGCTCGGTCGCCGATGTCGGGGAGGGCGTCAGCGCCGGGCGGGAGGATCCTCGTGCAGCACGCGGATGGCCGGCGTTTTCAGATCGTCAAACTGCCCGCGGCGCGCAAAATGCACGAACGCGATCAGGAATCCCGCCGCGAAGACGGCGCCGACCGGTAGCAGAACGTAAAGCACGGACATGAATATTTTTCCCCACAAGTCGCGGCCGAACGATAGCCGAAACCGCGGAAATTCGCCACCCGCGCCTGGCGCGGTGCGTCAGGAAACGGCCTCGGCGGACCGCGTCTGACTGTCCACAGCGGCGGGCGCTCGCGGATGGAGAGCTTTTGAATCGCGATCGAAATGGCTATCCCCGTCAAAATGCCCGCGCGGTTCGCGTTGTTGTCTCCGCCACGGACACATCGAAATGAGGGTGCGGTAACACTTGCGAACCGAATTTTCCGCGATCGGTGATCGTCTTTTTTCACAATGCCGGGGATGCCGACTCGCTTGACGGCCCGCGGCCCGTTTGTTAATCATCCCCGGCTGTTTGCCCGGAAATGACCGGGCGGCAACGCAAAAGTGTAGGCTCGTAGCTCAGTTTGGTTAGAGCGCTACCTTGACACGGTAGAGGTCGGCGGTTCGAGTCCGCCCGAGCCTACCACCTTCAGGAATGGCGGGCTCCCAAGCCCGTCCGAAGACGCGCGCGACCGGCCCCGCCTAACGGAACCGGCCGCCGCCGGGAAAAGTCCCCGGCAAAAACGCGCGTCCCTCGCACCCGCATCGCGGGATTTCTGTCGGTCGGGCGTTGAAGTGTCGGCACGGTGCGTCGCCGTGCGTTATAATGATGGTTTCGCGAAGGCGCGCGCCGGGCCGCAAAAGGCGAGCGCCTTGGGAAAAATCGGTTCCGTTTTGACGCCGCGCCGGGCCTTTGGGTTCGGGGTGACGTGGAGTATCGCGCGCGGTTTTGCGCGCGGGAGACGTGATGTCCGAGATGTCGATCACCATGGCCGGCGAGAGCAAATCGTTCGGCGAGGGAACGACCCTTTCCGGGCTGATGGACAAGGCCGTGTGGTCCGCCCACCCGAAGGCCGTCGCGGCGCGCGTGGACGGCGATCTTGTCGATTTCCACACGCCGCTTTCGCACGGCGGTACGGTGGAGTTCATCGAGGCCGATCAGCCCGAGGCTCTGCCGATCATCCGTCACTCGACGAGCCATGTCATGGCCGAGGCGGTGCAGACGCTATTTCCCGGCACGAAGGTGACGATCGGGCCCGCGATCGAAAACGGCTTCTATTACGATTTTGATTCGGAGCACGCGTTTTCGCCCGAGGACCTCGCGGCGATTGAAAAGCAGATGAAAAAAATCGTCGAACGCAAGGACCGCTTCGAGCGCTCGGAGATGGCGGCGGACGAGGCGATCGCGCTGTTCGAAAAAATGGGCGAGGGATACAAGGCCGAGATCATCCGCGACCTCGGCGTCGATAAGGTGAGCATCTATCGGCAGGGCGAATGGTTCGATCTTTGCCGCGGACCTCACGTGCCGACGACGCGAGCGATCAAGGCCTTCAAGCTGCTTTCCGTCGCGGGCGCGTACTGGCGCGGCGACGAAAAGAACAAGATGCTGCAACGCATTTACGGTACCGCGTTCGCCACGAAGGAAGAGCTCGACGAATATTTGCGTTTGCTCGAAGAGGCGAAGCGCCGCGATCATCGCATCCTCGGCAAGAAGCTCGACCTGTTCTCGTTCAGCGACGACGTCGGCGCCGGGCTTGCCATCTTTCATCCCAAGGGCATGCGCCTTCGCATCGCGCTCGAGGACTGGGCACGGCAGGAGCACTACCGGCGCGGCTACGAGATCGTGTCCGGACCCACGCTCCTGAAAAGCGACATGTGGGTGCGTTCGGGGCACTACGATCATTACAAGCCGAATATGTATTTCACGCGGATCGACGAGCAGGAATACGGCGTCAAGCCGATGAACTGCCTGTCGCACATGCTCATCTACAAATCGAAGCTGCGCTCTTTCCGTGACCTGCCGCAGCGCTATTTCGAACTCGGCCTTGTGCACCGGCACGAGAAATCGGGCGTGCTGGCCGGGCTTTTCCGCGTGCGGGCGTTCACGCAGGACGACGCGCACATTCTGTGCACGCCCGAACAGCTCAATGACGAGATCAAGAACGTCATCCGCTTCGTCCAGGATGCGATGACGATCTTCGGCTTCGACTACTCGCTGGAAATTTCGACAAAGCCGGAGGGCGCGCTCGGCTCGGACGAGATTTGGGAGGAGGCGATCGGCGCGCTGAAACGATCGCTCACGGAACTCGATCTTCCCTACACGATCAACGAGGGCGACGGCGCGTTTTACGGCCCGAAGATCGACGTGAAATTGAAGGATTGCCTGGGGCGCGCGTGGCAGTGCGCGACGGTGCAGTGCGACTTCAATCTGCCGGAGCGATTCGATTGCACGTACATCGGCTCGGACAACCATCCGCATCGCCCGGTGATGATCCACCGCGTGATCTTCGGCTCGGTCGAGCGTTTCATCGGCGTGCTGACGGAGCACTTCGAGGGAGCGTTCCCGGCGTGGATCGCGCCGGTGCAGGCGGCCGTGCTGACGGTTTCGGAAAAAAGCGAGGAATATGCGCGGACGGTCGTCGAGAGGCTGGCCGCCGCGGGAATTCGGGTGGAAGACGATTTCCGCAATGAAAAAATCGGTTACAAAATCCGCGAGTGGCAACAGCAGAAAGTGCCGTACATGCTCGTGATCGGCGAGAAAGAAGCCGAGACGGACACCGTCGCGCCGCGCCACCGGGGCGGGGAAAATATCGAAGCCATCACGGTCGATTCGTTCATCGAGCGCCTGAAGCGCGAGATCGACGAAAAGGCCATTCATTAAGGGGGATAGGTTATTTCCAAACGACTTCGCGTGAATGACAAGATCGTCGCGCACACCGTCCGCGCGATCGGCGGCGACGGCGAACAGCTCGGCATCGTACCCCTGACGCACGCGATCCAGATCGCGAGCGAGCAGGGGCTTGACCTCGTGGAGGTCGCGCCCGATGCCGTGCCGCCCGTGTGCCGCATCATGGATTACGGCCGCTACAAGTTTCAGCAGGAAAAGCGGCAGTCCGAGGGCAAGAAGCACCAGGCGACGGTGACCCTGAAGGAGATCAAGCTGCGCCCGAAAACCGGTGAACACGATTTTCAGGTGAAGCTGAAGCGAATCAACGAATTCCTCGAGAAGGGATTCAAGGTGAAGGTCACGATCATGTTCCGCGGGCGCGAAATCGTCCACACGGAGCTTGGCCTGAAACATCTGGACCGCATCGCCGCGATTGTCGCCGACCACTCGGTGATGGACGCGGCGCCCAAGATGGAAGGCCGGACCATGTCGATGATCGTATCGCCCAAGAAGCACTAGATAAGGACCACGAAAACGATCGCGGGCGAAAAACACCTCGCGAATCGGGAGGACGATATGCCGAAAATGAAAACGAAGCGCGCCGCGCGTAAACGCTTCAAGCTGACGGGCACCGGCAAGGTGACCCACAAGAAATCGAACGCGCGACACATTCTGACCAAGAAGGCACCGAACCGGAAGCGCAACAATCGCGGAACGCGCGTCCTCGACAAGGCGGATACGCGGCGCATCAAGGAACTTCTCGACACGTAAACCGGATCCCCACGGGATCTCTTCATCAGGAAAAGGAGGCGAGCGATGCCTCGCGTCAGACGCGGCACCAAGACACGTGCCCGGCACAAGAAGGTTCTCAAGGCGGCCAAGGGCTACCGCGAATCGCGGGGAAATACCTACGCGTCCGCGAAAAACACCGTTCGTCGGGCGATGCGGTTTCAGTATCGCGACC is from bacterium and encodes:
- the thrS gene encoding threonine--tRNA ligase, whose protein sequence is MSEMSITMAGESKSFGEGTTLSGLMDKAVWSAHPKAVAARVDGDLVDFHTPLSHGGTVEFIEADQPEALPIIRHSTSHVMAEAVQTLFPGTKVTIGPAIENGFYYDFDSEHAFSPEDLAAIEKQMKKIVERKDRFERSEMAADEAIALFEKMGEGYKAEIIRDLGVDKVSIYRQGEWFDLCRGPHVPTTRAIKAFKLLSVAGAYWRGDEKNKMLQRIYGTAFATKEELDEYLRLLEEAKRRDHRILGKKLDLFSFSDDVGAGLAIFHPKGMRLRIALEDWARQEHYRRGYEIVSGPTLLKSDMWVRSGHYDHYKPNMYFTRIDEQEYGVKPMNCLSHMLIYKSKLRSFRDLPQRYFELGLVHRHEKSGVLAGLFRVRAFTQDDAHILCTPEQLNDEIKNVIRFVQDAMTIFGFDYSLEISTKPEGALGSDEIWEEAIGALKRSLTELDLPYTINEGDGAFYGPKIDVKLKDCLGRAWQCATVQCDFNLPERFDCTYIGSDNHPHRPVMIHRVIFGSVERFIGVLTEHFEGAFPAWIAPVQAAVLTVSEKSEEYARTVVERLAAAGIRVEDDFRNEKIGYKIREWQQQKVPYMLVIGEKEAETDTVAPRHRGGENIEAITVDSFIERLKREIDEKAIH
- the rpmI gene encoding 50S ribosomal protein L35, with translation MPKMKTKRAARKRFKLTGTGKVTHKKSNARHILTKKAPNRKRNNRGTRVLDKADTRRIKELLDT
- the infC gene encoding translation initiation factor IF-3 encodes the protein MSKRLRVNDKIVAHTVRAIGGDGEQLGIVPLTHAIQIASEQGLDLVEVAPDAVPPVCRIMDYGRYKFQQEKRQSEGKKHQATVTLKEIKLRPKTGEHDFQVKLKRINEFLEKGFKVKVTIMFRGREIVHTELGLKHLDRIAAIVADHSVMDAAPKMEGRTMSMIVSPKKH
- the ccoS gene encoding cbb3-type cytochrome oxidase assembly protein CcoS, translating into MSVLYVLLPVGAVFAAGFLIAFVHFARRGQFDDLKTPAIRVLHEDPPARR
- a CDS encoding trehalose-6-phosphate synthase; translated protein: MKPYVRPILLAFAPLTVISLIMTFGVYRVLQGWFVDDASTLSSGLVLGNEADLAAAALGDGAKAGVLDRIAGEPGVLAVGLCARDGTLMAATDRSLVACAPIAARFDAVKAYSHEPAALAGRSVLVTAIPIGRGSRDLAVIVRDMESAHRRTGSVVLFALVAFAFFATVAAAATAIITRMSWRMWTQKMLDSVRGEAPQEPRFVPLLRDVRRLISELAVEEQGSDAITWNPGRLRRLLMQDLHGERILVAANREPYIHARRENGEIEVLHPASGLVTALEPIMRACSGVWIGHGSGSADREVVDEHDRVMVPPGEESYALRRVWLSKEEEQGYYYGFANEALWPLCHLAHTRPQFRGEDWRYYQHVNRLFADAIVSEARVPDPVVMVQDYHFALLPRLVRERLPAATIITFWHIPWPNSERFGVCPWRKDIIEGLLGSSIMGFHTPSHCNNFFDAVDAYLEARIDRDQRAVVFKDQVSLVRSYPISVDMPNHWAERTPAPPQCRKQVFEELGLPENMMLGVGVDRLDYTKGIEERLGAVERLFEQFPEFIGRFTFVQLAAPSRTAIGPYQELAGRVRVIVERVNARFGRDGFRPIVYFEEHHEPPRVFTYFKAADVCYVSSLHDGMNLVAKEFVTARDDEAGVLMLSCFTGAARELTEALIVNPYDLDEAAAAMSAALHMSPEEQAERMRSMRAYVSHFNIYRWAGAMLVDAGRVRHRERLAERLEESAFGVPA